From Pseudomonadota bacterium, one genomic window encodes:
- a CDS encoding 4Fe-4S binding protein, translating to MAKKLLAYRIQIKSDKCQNCGKCIEVCPKQYIIFDEELNKTRLKRGSVCVGCKKCRAVCAYKAIVIDPVIDGNWHIPMR from the coding sequence TTGGCAAAAAAACTTTTAGCCTATAGAATACAGATCAAATCTGATAAGTGTCAAAATTGCGGAAAGTGTATTGAGGTTTGTCCGAAGCAGTATATTATCTTTGATGAGGAATTGAATAAAACAAGACTTAAGCGGGGTTCCGTCTGCGTTGGATGTAAAAAATGTAGGGCAGTATGCGCCTATAAAGCTATTGTGATTGATCCTGTAATAGATGGAAATTGGCATATACCCATGCGATAG
- a CDS encoding AAA family ATPase, with translation MLKKIHLENFKALKNIDLEFAKFNVLTGLNSTGKTSVLQSMAFLKQSISRKEIMYNDYLLRLGEYREAVHKHDMSLPIRIKVSLSNSSEDLDYDVTAAAKATREEFFINGESAWHWDTQAPGVVEPWDRVFLGQAASGYGGGVFAATTEMEFKVTTVLQKFMADWFENMLYLSSNRGFTKYSYPLLAGKPSIEDVSKRAGDMSLLEEWLANLILFRINEAKRYPDAKKQLDVMSERLSRLGVDASPYVLGGPSVVIDLTEGDMWVSAVNSGYGINQSVSSIILGTLFPSQTLITIEEPEMHLHPRMQKAVTGIFGDICNEGKQVIITSHSVHMLQSLRELVENGTLAPEDVKVYNFEKLERETKANNIDITDEKLLNSLF, from the coding sequence ATGTTGAAGAAGATTCATTTGGAAAACTTTAAGGCGCTTAAGAATATTGATCTTGAGTTTGCGAAGTTCAATGTACTGACCGGCTTAAATTCTACAGGCAAGACATCGGTGTTGCAGTCGATGGCGTTTCTTAAGCAAAGCATCAGCAGAAAAGAGATCATGTATAACGATTACCTGTTGCGTTTAGGAGAATACCGCGAAGCCGTTCATAAACACGATATGAGCCTGCCGATAAGAATAAAGGTATCGCTTTCGAACTCATCGGAAGATCTTGACTACGATGTAACAGCCGCTGCAAAAGCAACTCGCGAGGAGTTTTTCATCAATGGCGAATCGGCCTGGCACTGGGATACCCAGGCTCCCGGGGTGGTGGAGCCATGGGATCGGGTTTTTCTTGGGCAGGCGGCCAGCGGATATGGAGGCGGTGTGTTCGCAGCGACCACCGAAATGGAGTTCAAAGTTACAACCGTTCTTCAAAAATTTATGGCCGATTGGTTCGAAAATATGCTTTATCTCTCCTCGAACAGAGGTTTTACGAAGTATAGTTACCCCCTGCTTGCCGGCAAGCCGTCGATAGAAGACGTTTCAAAGCGTGCGGGAGATATGTCGCTTCTGGAGGAATGGCTTGCCAATCTGATACTATTCAGGATCAATGAAGCAAAGAGATACCCGGATGCCAAAAAGCAACTCGATGTGATGTCGGAGAGGCTGAGCCGCTTGGGAGTTGATGCGAGTCCGTATGTATTGGGAGGGCCAAGCGTTGTGATCGACCTTACCGAGGGCGACATGTGGGTAAGCGCCGTGAACTCAGGTTACGGGATCAATCAATCGGTATCTTCGATCATTCTGGGCACGCTTTTTCCCAGTCAGACACTGATTACAATTGAGGAACCTGAGATGCATTTGCACCCGCGGATGCAAAAAGCTGTGACCGGAATTTTCGGTGATATCTGCAATGAGGGGAAACAGGTAATCATCACATCCCATTCGGTGCATATGCTACAGAGCCTGCGGGAGCTTGTAGAAAACGGCACTTTGGCGCCCGAGGATGTCAAGGTATACAATTTCGAGAAGTTGGAACGGGAGACAAAGGCGAATAATATCGATATAACCGATGAGAAACTCCTGAATTCTCTTTTTTAA
- a CDS encoding NAD(P)H-dependent oxidoreductase subunit E has translation MLTTYEIDDFVNENPDSIRKKTGEAIGESFLAADNLIFLLQQVQGMFGYLPREAILEVAKLLNIPAIDVYSAATFYHQFRFNKPGRKSIKICTGTACHCRGSNNIMDLWKNRLGIDKGETTLDGEFDLDGVPCVGCCVMAPVIKVDGEIYGKCKPAEVDNILLSSGWQAEDEDR, from the coding sequence TTGTTGACTACATATGAAATTGACGATTTTGTAAATGAAAATCCGGATAGTATTCGGAAGAAAACCGGTGAAGCTATAGGTGAGAGTTTTTTGGCCGCAGATAATCTCATTTTTCTTCTGCAGCAGGTTCAAGGAATGTTCGGCTATTTGCCGCGCGAGGCTATTTTGGAAGTGGCCAAACTTCTCAATATACCGGCAATTGATGTATATAGTGCTGCAACTTTTTACCATCAATTCAGATTCAACAAACCGGGCCGTAAATCGATAAAAATATGTACAGGCACAGCCTGTCATTGCAGAGGAAGTAATAACATCATGGATCTCTGGAAGAACAGACTTGGCATAGATAAGGGTGAAACAACACTTGATGGCGAATTTGATCTTGACGGTGTACCTTGTGTCGGGTGTTGTGTGATGGCGCCGGTGATTAAAGTTGATGGTGAAATATATGGAAAGTGTAAACCTGCTGAAGTAGATAATATACTGCTATCCAGCGGATGGCAGGCAGAAGACGAAGACAGGTAA
- a CDS encoding SLBB domain-containing protein — protein MVGTATCGRSAGAMETFDAIKQEIEDKNLDCSVIEVGCIGHCYAEPLVVVSKPGVSPTCYRHVDTVIARRLIRECIVNDRQLEEYVLGILDTNDSLCCFTQIQRSRYEQKIVLKNCGIIDACSIDYYIAADGYSSLRKALQMQPEEIIDEIKRSGLRGRGGAGYSTGQKWETCFNAPGSTKYVICNGDEGDPGAFLDRTLLESDPHSVIEGIIIAGYTIRARQGYIYVRAEYPLAIERIQTALELAKQYGLIGEHILGSSFSFDLKLFQGAGAFVCGEETALISSLEGKPGIPRHRPPYPAFKGLFGTPTLVNNVKTLAYVRHIISKGANWFADIGTKGSKGTAIFALAGKVVNTGLVEVPMGTTLRQIIYDVGGGIANGRQFRAVQIGGPSGGFLPESVLDTPVDFSTLIELGAMMGSGGMIVLDEDDCMVEMSRYFLEFTQEESCGKCTFCRLGTKQMLAMLTDFTKGQGRIEDLDILYELAHDVRAGSLCGLGKTAPNPILTTMRYFRDEYEAHITQKYCRALVCNDLISFHFRDYRCSTACHVCDNLCDAVSYKTMWDGLINIRYNKKFIDQNKCNKCSICLYICNATDISPFVKVSPADKIADKNSVKT, from the coding sequence ATGGTAGGAACTGCTACCTGCGGCAGGTCGGCAGGTGCCATGGAGACGTTTGATGCAATAAAACAAGAGATCGAAGATAAGAATCTTGACTGCTCTGTCATTGAGGTCGGCTGCATTGGCCACTGTTATGCAGAGCCGCTTGTAGTGGTCAGCAAACCAGGGGTTTCTCCCACCTGTTACCGGCATGTGGATACCGTTATTGCCAGAAGGCTTATTCGTGAATGTATTGTTAACGATAGGCAGCTTGAGGAATATGTGTTGGGGATTTTGGATACAAATGATTCTCTGTGCTGCTTTACCCAGATTCAGAGATCCCGATATGAACAAAAAATCGTGCTCAAGAACTGTGGCATAATTGATGCCTGCAGCATCGATTACTACATTGCTGCAGACGGCTACTCATCTCTTAGAAAAGCCTTGCAGATGCAGCCTGAAGAAATTATTGATGAGATCAAGCGGTCCGGACTTCGGGGCAGAGGGGGTGCCGGTTATTCCACAGGGCAGAAGTGGGAAACCTGCTTTAACGCGCCTGGGTCAACAAAATATGTAATATGCAACGGTGATGAAGGCGATCCGGGAGCGTTTTTAGATCGTACGCTTTTAGAAAGCGATCCGCATTCTGTAATTGAGGGAATCATTATTGCCGGTTATACTATTAGAGCAAGGCAGGGTTATATCTATGTTCGTGCTGAGTATCCGCTGGCAATTGAACGCATACAGACTGCTCTTGAACTGGCGAAACAATATGGTCTTATCGGTGAACATATTCTCGGCAGCAGTTTCAGTTTTGATCTGAAACTTTTTCAGGGTGCGGGGGCGTTTGTCTGCGGTGAAGAGACCGCTCTCATATCATCCTTAGAGGGAAAACCCGGAATACCCAGGCACCGGCCGCCCTATCCGGCGTTTAAAGGACTGTTTGGAACCCCGACGCTTGTTAACAATGTAAAAACCTTGGCCTATGTGCGCCACATTATATCAAAGGGAGCGAATTGGTTTGCAGATATCGGCACCAAGGGAAGCAAGGGAACCGCCATTTTTGCCCTTGCCGGCAAAGTCGTAAATACCGGTCTGGTTGAGGTACCCATGGGTACCACTTTGCGACAGATTATCTATGATGTTGGTGGCGGAATTGCCAATGGCAGGCAATTTAGGGCAGTACAAATAGGCGGTCCATCGGGAGGGTTCCTCCCTGAATCTGTCCTTGATACGCCTGTGGATTTTAGCACGCTCATTGAACTTGGCGCAATGATGGGCTCAGGAGGTATGATTGTTCTTGATGAAGATGACTGCATGGTGGAGATGTCACGCTATTTTCTCGAATTTACTCAGGAGGAGTCTTGTGGCAAATGCACGTTCTGTCGGCTTGGGACCAAACAAATGCTGGCTATGCTTACCGACTTCACCAAGGGCCAGGGCAGAATTGAAGATTTGGATATACTCTATGAGCTTGCCCATGATGTTCGTGCAGGGTCACTGTGTGGTCTTGGCAAGACCGCACCGAATCCAATACTGACAACTATGCGCTATTTCCGGGATGAATATGAGGCCCATATAACTCAAAAATACTGTCGGGCGCTGGTGTGTAATGATTTGATCTCCTTTCACTTCAGGGATTACAGATGCAGTACGGCATGTCATGTATGTGATAATCTGTGCGATGCGGTCAGCTATAAAACTATGTGGGACGGCTTGATAAACATAAGATATAATAAAAAATTTATCGATCAGAATAAATGCAACAAATGCAGTATATGTTTGTATATCTGTAATGCAACTGATATTTCTCCTTTTGTTAAGGTTTCGCCTGCCGACAAGATAGCTGATAAAAATAGTGTTAAAACGTAG